A stretch of DNA from Maridesulfovibrio sp.:
ATGCTACACGTGCGCTGTTCAAGGACCGTCTGTATGATGCTGCCGAGGAGCCCGGATGCAGAATTATTTTTAATCTGCGCTTCGTGGATTCCATTGACAGCGTAGGCCTGGGAACTTTGATCTCGGCACACAAAAAGGCGGTCGAAAAGGGGGGGATGATTGTTTACACGGAGATGAATGAAAGAATTTTCAAAACCATGAAAATGCTTTATATGGACCGTTTTCTGAACATGGCTTCGGATATGAAAGAGGCCGTGGAGATGATGTCCAGCTAGTATCTCTACACGATAGAGCTGAAAAACCCGGATCAAGGTAACTCGATCCGGGTTTTTTATTTTGTGGTGCAGGCGGTTAGCTTAGTCGTGCTTGTGCGGTATGCCCAGCAGATCTCGCTTCGCCCGTCCGCGTTCGTACGACCATTTCTGGTAAGCATCCATATAAGTATAGAAGACCGGAGTAAGGAACAGGGTTACAACCTGCGAGAGAATCAGGCCGCCGACAATGGCCAGTCCCATGGGCTGGCGGGCCTGTGCTCCTGCCCCAAGTCCCAGAGCGATGGGCATGGCTCCGGCAATGGCCGCAATAGTGGTCATCATGATCGGCCGGAATCTTTCAAGAGAGCCTTTTATGGCGGCATCCTCCGGTGACAGATGATCTTTTTCTTCGGCCTCCAGAGCAAAGTCCACGACCATGATGGCATTCTTTTTAACAATACCGATCAGCATGATGACCCCCACGATTCCGAACAGGTCCAGATCCTTTCCGAACAGGGTCAGAGTCAGCAGCCCGCCGATGGCTGCTGAGGGCAGCCCGGAGATGATGGTTATTGGGTGGATTGCGCTTTCGTAGAGGATACCAAGGATCATGTAGATGACGAAAACAGCCACTCCAAGCAGGAAAAACACGCTGGACATGGATTTTTGGAATTCATCCGCTGTTCCTTCAAAGTTGGAGACAACGGTGTCCGGAAGCTTGTCCAGGGCCAGTTTGTTGATTGCGGCCGTGGCATCACTCAATGAATATCCGGGAGCGATGTTGAAGGAATATGTTACCGAGGGCAGCATACCGGTGTGGTTGACCTGCATGGGGCCAGGTTTTTCTTCAAAGGTTGCGATTGTGTCCAGCCGGATGAGTTCGCCGTTCTTGTTGGGAACGTACAGCTTCATCAGGTCTCGCGGGTCGCGCTGATTGAAGGGCAGCACCTGCAGAATTACCCAGTACTGGTCCGTATCACCATAGATGGTAGAAACCTTGCGCTCCGAGTATGCGGAGTTGAGGGTGTTCTCTATGTCGTGCGCCGTTACATTATAATATGAAGCCTTATCTCGATCTATCTTGACCCAGAGTTCCGGGTTGTTGTCCAGCAGGTCGGAGGTAAGCCCGGTCAGGAACGGTATCTGGCGCAGGTCCATTTCGAAAACGGGCGCGATGGCGAACAGTTCGCTCTGGTTCGGAGCCTGTATGGTGTACTGGTAGAGGTTCTTGGTCGACTTAGCCGTAAGGCGGATCATGGGCGGGTTCTGTATCCAGCACATGATACCCGGTTCATTGTTGAGCTTGAACATCAGTTCGCGGGCCACTTCATCGGCGGTCAGTTTGCGTTCATCCGGCGGAACCAGCATCGGGAATACGTAGCCCTGGTTTTTGATCGGTGCGCCTGCAACGGTGATGAAGTTTTTGATGTTCTTGTCGGCCGCCAGTATCGGTTCCAGTTTTTTGATGTGATCTTTCATTGCATTATAGGAAATTCCCTGCTTGGCCTGCGCGAAGCCCTGGCAGTAGCTCATGTCGTCCGTGGGCAGAAATCCTTTGGGGATGGCAATGAAGAAATGCACCGTGGCCAGCAGTATGAGAAGTGCCGCAAACATGGTTGCCCTGCGGTGGCGCATGACGAAATGAAGTGCTCGTTCGTATTGGTGAAGCAGGAAATCGAAAACCGGATCGGATTCCGAAATTTTGCTGCCCGGCTTCAGCATCCGGCTTGCCAGCATGGGGGTCATGGTCAGCGAGACAACCCCGGAAGCAAGGATTGCAACAGTGATGGTCATGGCGAATTCATGCAGGATACGTCCGATAATCCCGGACATATACATGAGCGGGATGAATACGACAGCCAGCGACAGGGTCATTGAAATGATGGTGAACGTAATCTGCTTGGCTCCGTCTCGTGCGGCCTGATATGGCTTTTTGCCCATTTCAAGGTGCCTGACCACGTTTTCGATCATGACAACCGCATCGTCCACAACGAATCCTACCGACAGGGTCAAAGCCAGCAGTGACAGAGTATCCAGCGAGTACCCCAGCACATACATGATCGCAAAGGTGAACACGATCGAGACCGGAACGGCGATTGATGCTATGAGGGTCGCTGATATGTTTTTCAGGAAGAAGAATATAACGCAGATGACGAAGAAAATGGCCAGCAGCAGGGTTTCCTGCACATCGTTTACCGCGGCCTTGATGGGCTCGGAACGGTCATAAAGGACCTGCATGTTGATGCCTGCCGGAATCTGCTGCCTGATGGTGGGCAGCATTTTTATGATTGTTTCGCAGACATCAATGGTATTCGAACCCGGCTGTTTCTGGATAGCGATGATTATGGCGCGTTTACCGTTGACCCATGATCCGGATTTGTCCGACTGGATAGAGTTTAGAACTGTGCCGACCTGGGAGAGCCGCACGGTCCGCCCTTCATCCGATTCGAAGATCATGGGCATGAATTCTTCGGCCGTTTTAAGCTGGCCTGTGGATTCCACGGTCATGGATTGCAGTTTGTTGTCCAGTGTACCCACAGGTTCCTTGACATTCTGGCTGGCAATGGCCTGACGGAGGGTCTCCAGGTTTATACCGCGTGCAGCCAGTTTTTCAGGGTTGACCTGAACCCTGACCGCCAGTTTGGATTCCCCGTATACCTGAACCTTGGAAACACCGTTGACCATGGAGATGGTGTCGGTGAGAAATGTCGTGGTGTACTCGTTGACTTTGTAGAGGGGCAGTGAGTCAGACCAGATCGCCATATAGAGCACCGGGTCGTCCGCGGGGTTTACCTTTTCATAATACGGCGGCTGGGGCAGGTCGGAGGGCAGGTTTCCTGATGCTCTCGAAATGGCCGCCTGGGTATCCGAAGCCGCACCGTCAATATTGCGGTCAAGATCGAACTGCAGGGTTATCTGAGTCTGCCCCAGCGAGTTTACAGAGCTCATGGAGCGCAGCCCCGGAGTGGACGTGAATTCCTTTTCCAGCGGGGTGGCGACGGAAGAAGCCATGGTGGAAGGGCTTGCCCCCGGCAGCGAGGCCGTAACCTGCAGAGTGGGAAATTCAACGGCTGGCAGGTAGCTGACCGGAAGACTCAGGTAGCCCACAATGCCGAAGAAAACCATGCCGATGACCACCAGAGTGGTCATGACCGGGCGTCCGATGAATGTTTCCGTGATGTTCATTGTTATTCACCGTTTCCGTCTTTGGCAGCGGTTTCTTCCGTATGGGGATTCTTTAACACGACTCTGGCGCCGGGATAGAGGCGCAGCTGTCCGTCGGTGACTATTGTCTCCTGATCCTTGAGCCCCGCGCTTATTATATCCACTTTTCCAGATCTGCGCTGTACGGTGACGGGGCGCATGTCAACAGTGCTGTTCTGGTGCATGACCCAGATGAACTTCCCGTTCGGGCCGGTACAGGTGGCCTGCATCGGAACCTGGATTATTTTTTCCTTGTAGAGGTTGAGCCTGATGCTGACGTAGTTTCCCGGCCAGAGTATTCTGTCCGCATTGTCGAAACTGGCCTGCATCCAGATGGTGCCGGTGTTGATATCCACGTTGTTGTCTATGAAAGTGAGTCTGCCTGTCTCCGGTTTGCCCTGATCTTCGGAGATGGCAATAACTTCAAGAGTGGAGTTGGCGGCGTATCTCTGCACTTCCGGCAGATATCTCTGAGGCAGGTAGAAATCCACTGCAATCGGTGAAATTTCGTTTATGACCACCAGCTTGTCCTTGTTTTCCTCAATGAGGTTTCCTGCGGTGGGGTAGATGTATCCGGCCAGACCGTCGATAGGCGACCTTATGAAGCAGTAGTTGAGGTCGTTCTGCGCGTCTTTGAGCTTGGCCTGAGTCACAGCAATGGCATCGCTGGCTGTTTTCATGTCCAGTCGTTTCTGTTCGAAGTTCTCTTCGCTGACCACTTTTCGCCGTACGAGATCGCGATACCTGTTGTAGTCCCTTTTTGCCTGTTCGTATTTGGTTATGTCCGAAGCAAGTTCAGCCTTGAGCTGTCTTATGGACGCTTCGTAAGGAGATGGATCCATTGTGAAGAGCTGCTGCCCCTGAGTGACATACTCACCGTTGCTGATAAATACTTTGCTCAGATATCCGCTTACTCTCGACCTGACCGTGATTGATTTTATGGCTTTGACCGTACCGATTGCAGACAGATAATACGGCGTGTCCACCAGTTTCGCCTTGGCGACTGAGATTGGTGCCGGTGGCATCTGCTGTACTTTTTCTTTTTTCTTGCAGCCGATCAGAAATACGCCGGTGGTGGCGATAAGCAGCAGGACAATCAGTCTCAGTGCGCTGTTTTGAATGGCGGGGGCTTTCATGGGGACCTTCTCCTTCAACTGGGTATATTTGATTCAAGCTATACCCTAAACCCCTGTTGCTTTGAAGCATCTTTTGGCAAGTGCAGCAAAAGTATAAAGACGTTTTTGTATTTATTTGTAAAATAGCTTGATTTAAGGCTTCTAAAAAGGCAATTAGGGGCAGTTCATGTGACATGTGTTACATGTTTGCGCCAACAAGAATAAAAACAAATTCATTCCCAGTATGGTAACAGCAAATACAGTCAGAATCGATTATGTCGACGGTGTGCGGTTCAGGAGAGGGGTCGTAGCAGCGGCCGGAAGGCTCATAGCCAATTCTCCCCATCTTGATGCAATCAATGTCTTTCCCGTTCCTGACGGTGATACCGGGGCCAATATGGCCGGGACCATGCGAAGTATAGTCAGTTCCACCGGTAAATCAGTGGAACGTTCCCTTGAAAAGATGTCCGCAATCATCGCCGAATCTGCCCTTGACGGGGCCAAGGGTAATTCCGGGGCAATTCTGGCTCAGTTTCTGTGCGGCTTTGCTGAAGGGGTTAAGGATTTGCCCAAGGTGTCTCCCGCCGACTTTGTCCGGGCCGCGTCCATGGCAGCCAAACGTTCCTGCGAAGCTATTTCCGAACCCAAGGACGGAACCATCCTGAGTGTTATCAGGGATTGGGCCGCCCATCTGCATGCCAATGGCGAGACCTACGGTGATTTCTACCATCTTCTTTCGGATTCTCTGGATTTTGCCAGAAAGTCTGCAGTCTCCACCACAGAAAAACTTGCTGAACTAAAAAACGCCGGCGTTGTCGATGCCGGAGCCCAGGGCTTTGTCTATCTCCTTGAAGGAATTGTCGATCTGCTTGAACACGGACGCATAGAAAAGGGATTCCTTTCCGTGGGCAAGGGAGCCGTCTCCGTTCCCGGGGTTCAGGACAGGGTTGCTGTGGATGAGCTTGAATTCCGATTCTGCACCGAATTTCTTCTGAAAGGCGAAAATATAAACCGGGAAGCCGTGCGCGCAGCCATAAGCGGTTTCGGTGACAGCCTAATCGTGGCCGGATTGCCCGGTTCGGTAAAGGTTCATATCCACACCAACGAACCCGGCACTGTAGAGAAAGTGGTTTCCGGATTCGCCGAGGTCGTCAAACGCAAGGTTGACGATATGCTGGTGCAGCACAAACGTCTTCTTGTTGAAGGACGCAAGGTCGGTGTGCTGACCGACAGCACCAGCGACATTCCTCTGGATATTCAGAATGAACTGGATATCCGCACGGTTCCTTTGCGCCTGTCCATTGATGATTGCGAGTATGTGGACAAGGTGACCATTTCACCTGAAGAATTTTACAGAAGACTCCCTGGTTCCAGAACGGCAAGAACTTCGCAGCCTTCACCCGGCGATCTGAAACGGGCTTATACCTCGGTGTGTTCAGACTATGAAGATGTAGTCTCGATCCATGTCGCGGGAGTGCTCAGCGGAACTTACCAGAATGCTCTGACCGTAAGCGGTGAACTTGATAACGTGACCGCTCTGGACGGCAGAATGGTTACCGTCGGACTCGGTCTGCCTGTTATTGAAGCAGCCAGGGCAGCCGGAAAAGGTGCTTCTGCTGCCGAGGTAAGGCGCGTGGCCGAGCGGGCCATTGAGAACGTTAAAATTTTTGTCACCATAGATACTCTGGACTACGTTGTCCGCGGCGGGCGGATGAGCAAGGGGCAGGGATTTCTGGCCAAGGCGCTCAATATCAAGCCCATTCTGCAGTTTGTAGATGAAGGCAAGCCCAAGGTTGTGGCCAAGTCTTTCGGCCGCAGGCGGCAGGAAGATTCTCTGCTCAGACTGGTTCGCGAAAATGCATATGGTCGCGGAAACCTGCGTTATGCCATCGCGCACGCGGATGCCTTAGGAACCGCTGAGCGTTTTGCCCGCATTCTCCATGACGAGTTCGGTGTTGCCCCGGAATACATTACCGAGGCCTCCCCCGTGCTTGGACTGCACAGTGGCCCCGGAGCCTGTGCTGTTGCTTTTCTGGTGGATGACTAGGATTGTTGAAATGGCATAGTGATTCCGCCAGCAGATCAGATTGTTTTTGTATAACGGGTTCGGTTTTTCCGAGCCCGTTTTTTTATTGTTTTGGGCTCAGGGTAGGGCGGATTCGGTTGTATCGTTGAGTTGGAAATGGATATATGACATTTTTTTTAAAAAATTTAAGAAAAATAAATGGCGATTTTCATGTTTTGAAAAGATAAATTCTCTTTTTTGTAGATTTGTTTCCCAAGATTAAATGTTGTCGCTTAAAATTGCATCGCT
This window harbors:
- a CDS encoding STAS domain-containing protein, whose amino-acid sequence is MSVQKNGAEQGIDHVVDYVVEAPFDLIVREKGDFTVFAPKGRLNNATRALFKDRLYDAAEEPGCRIIFNLRFVDSIDSVGLGTLISAHKKAVEKGGMIVYTEMNERIFKTMKMLYMDRFLNMASDMKEAVEMMSS
- a CDS encoding efflux RND transporter permease subunit; protein product: MNITETFIGRPVMTTLVVIGMVFFGIVGYLSLPVSYLPAVEFPTLQVTASLPGASPSTMASSVATPLEKEFTSTPGLRSMSSVNSLGQTQITLQFDLDRNIDGAASDTQAAISRASGNLPSDLPQPPYYEKVNPADDPVLYMAIWSDSLPLYKVNEYTTTFLTDTISMVNGVSKVQVYGESKLAVRVQVNPEKLAARGINLETLRQAIASQNVKEPVGTLDNKLQSMTVESTGQLKTAEEFMPMIFESDEGRTVRLSQVGTVLNSIQSDKSGSWVNGKRAIIIAIQKQPGSNTIDVCETIIKMLPTIRQQIPAGINMQVLYDRSEPIKAAVNDVQETLLLAIFFVICVIFFFLKNISATLIASIAVPVSIVFTFAIMYVLGYSLDTLSLLALTLSVGFVVDDAVVMIENVVRHLEMGKKPYQAARDGAKQITFTIISMTLSLAVVFIPLMYMSGIIGRILHEFAMTITVAILASGVVSLTMTPMLASRMLKPGSKISESDPVFDFLLHQYERALHFVMRHRRATMFAALLILLATVHFFIAIPKGFLPTDDMSYCQGFAQAKQGISYNAMKDHIKKLEPILAADKNIKNFITVAGAPIKNQGYVFPMLVPPDERKLTADEVARELMFKLNNEPGIMCWIQNPPMIRLTAKSTKNLYQYTIQAPNQSELFAIAPVFEMDLRQIPFLTGLTSDLLDNNPELWVKIDRDKASYYNVTAHDIENTLNSAYSERKVSTIYGDTDQYWVILQVLPFNQRDPRDLMKLYVPNKNGELIRLDTIATFEEKPGPMQVNHTGMLPSVTYSFNIAPGYSLSDATAAINKLALDKLPDTVVSNFEGTADEFQKSMSSVFFLLGVAVFVIYMILGILYESAIHPITIISGLPSAAIGGLLTLTLFGKDLDLFGIVGVIMLIGIVKKNAIMVVDFALEAEEKDHLSPEDAAIKGSLERFRPIMMTTIAAIAGAMPIALGLGAGAQARQPMGLAIVGGLILSQVVTLFLTPVFYTYMDAYQKWSYERGRAKRDLLGIPHKHD
- a CDS encoding efflux RND transporter periplasmic adaptor subunit; translated protein: MKAPAIQNSALRLIVLLLIATTGVFLIGCKKKEKVQQMPPAPISVAKAKLVDTPYYLSAIGTVKAIKSITVRSRVSGYLSKVFISNGEYVTQGQQLFTMDPSPYEASIRQLKAELASDITKYEQAKRDYNRYRDLVRRKVVSEENFEQKRLDMKTASDAIAVTQAKLKDAQNDLNYCFIRSPIDGLAGYIYPTAGNLIEENKDKLVVINEISPIAVDFYLPQRYLPEVQRYAANSTLEVIAISEDQGKPETGRLTFIDNNVDINTGTIWMQASFDNADRILWPGNYVSIRLNLYKEKIIQVPMQATCTGPNGKFIWVMHQNSTVDMRPVTVQRRSGKVDIISAGLKDQETIVTDGQLRLYPGARVVLKNPHTEETAAKDGNGE
- a CDS encoding DegV family protein gives rise to the protein MVTANTVRIDYVDGVRFRRGVVAAAGRLIANSPHLDAINVFPVPDGDTGANMAGTMRSIVSSTGKSVERSLEKMSAIIAESALDGAKGNSGAILAQFLCGFAEGVKDLPKVSPADFVRAASMAAKRSCEAISEPKDGTILSVIRDWAAHLHANGETYGDFYHLLSDSLDFARKSAVSTTEKLAELKNAGVVDAGAQGFVYLLEGIVDLLEHGRIEKGFLSVGKGAVSVPGVQDRVAVDELEFRFCTEFLLKGENINREAVRAAISGFGDSLIVAGLPGSVKVHIHTNEPGTVEKVVSGFAEVVKRKVDDMLVQHKRLLVEGRKVGVLTDSTSDIPLDIQNELDIRTVPLRLSIDDCEYVDKVTISPEEFYRRLPGSRTARTSQPSPGDLKRAYTSVCSDYEDVVSIHVAGVLSGTYQNALTVSGELDNVTALDGRMVTVGLGLPVIEAARAAGKGASAAEVRRVAERAIENVKIFVTIDTLDYVVRGGRMSKGQGFLAKALNIKPILQFVDEGKPKVVAKSFGRRRQEDSLLRLVRENAYGRGNLRYAIAHADALGTAERFARILHDEFGVAPEYITEASPVLGLHSGPGACAVAFLVDD